In Coccidioides posadasii str. Silveira chromosome 4, complete sequence, one genomic interval encodes:
- a CDS encoding uncharacterized protein (EggNog:ENOG410PRNX~COG:S~TransMembrane:1 (i151-171o)~BUSCO:1602at33183), with product MSSAAVIERRNKQIQDAVQGGNLKQALQLCEKRLKKGENTPFLKAWKANILFHHADDAHRERGVAETLELCKSTPAITDINALEMLQNTLAGLEEHTETLRELWQNAAKANPQDEDIQLRWFTLASEAEDWKTAQKAAMSLQINFPKTRRYYFWAIFMCYLIAADAGSSLADKTLFGTLAYRMISKAADSVPTDPKELLSPGRAIQTPEELLLLIKIYSQQGRYNDIVDILNSQHLGVTSRIAQSDWSFVTAKLATLEKAALWEQGLSYTKELLSLPEELAEGGKLPPNYEEKDDWQVWSLLLTAVEHVQMEGAFKDVEEFIENYIAKRPKSRNAQLARLDLTSRQVSKGKRLSPADLLTGCKIYFDNNKTKLYCFHDLRRYLTILDESFREEFHSHVVQHVSMEAPNGDNTAADYASKTIPTINALKFEYCFRLSVKSEADPTSQAKDFARRCLQLFRTSRQANLAEASPSTIETQPSDDFCLLAAMSLIRVHEETQDSKPCPSTVLTQAAGILEHLLLKSPHNYEGLLLLVRVYLLLGAGSLALKTFAQLSVKQIQYETVAHNVFTRISTIHPQAGPPFSSLERKDFDPQTALRQALIFYRNAVSSTAYSLSAGLDHGSYVNVEGSIDLQRSLKHSICRKLWALEVRKIQRLAGGPSVKQYDQLVCNMEPIIDKRTFDGFMNCELPGDPIFEEHVRLGPLPRERAVKAMAVTDTLLNYVYTDSSLRERLLGQVNNLAGSHLDLPDSELTPTEIDNIKIHHLTIKLISALSQKPTASDTALFDATSSEIEAWLSDKISSMSASNVTDIQGTINLTPSDPSTSSPAPSWVYLHANISLLETLKAISLFVSSQTQAKAKSKSSGSIPKEKLDSLKALTKKLADIITMNTRILKTRIAESGMLGQLVSIVTTGPSGNTDGLSAEIEEMIDTSSLELFCGSLMESWDEALDGVLLICSSV from the exons ATGTCTTCGGCTGCAGTGATTGAGCGCCGAAACAAGCAGATCCAGGATGCTGTTCAAGGAGGAAACTTGAAGCAGGCACTGCAGCTGTGCGAGAAGAGGCTGAAGAAGGGAGAGAACACCCCGTTTCTCAAG GCCTGGAAAGCCAATATCCTGTTCCACCATGCCGACGACGCCCATCGAGAGCGCGGGGTTGCGGAGACCCTCGAACTATGCAAATCCACGCCCGCCATCACTGACATCAATGCGTTGGAAATGCTTCAGAATACACTCGCCGGTTTGGAAGAACATACAGAGACGTTGCGCGAACTCTGGCAAAACGCCGCCAAGGCCAATCCACAAGACGAGGATATTCAATTGCGATGGTTTACACTTGCATCAGAAGCGGAGGATTGGAAGACCGCTCAAAAG GCCGCGATGAGTCTTCAAATCAACTTCCCCAAGACAAGGAGATACTATTTCTGGGCCATATTCATGTGCTACCTCATCGCTGCGGATGCTGGCAGTTCACTAGCAGATAAAACACTTTTTGGCACGCTAGCATATCGGATGATATCCAAAGCCGCAGACAGCGTACCGACAGACCCT AAAGAGTTACTGAGCCCGGGTAGAGCAATTCAAACCCCCGAAGAGCTGTTGCTGCTCATTAAAATATACAGTCAGCAAGGCCGATACAATGACATTGTCGATATATTAAATAGCCAGCATCTAGGCGTTACCTCGCGCATCGCTCAGAGTGATTGGTCATTCGTGACAGCTAAGCTGGCGACTCTTGAGAAGGCGGCCCTGTGGGAGCAAGGTCTGTCCTATACGAAAGAGCTGCTCAGCCTCCCCGAGGAACTGGCCGAAGGGGGAAAGCTTCCTCCAAATTATGAAGAGAAGGATGATTGGCAGGTGTGGAGCTTGCTACTCACGGCGGTAGAGCATGTTCAAATGGAAGG GGCCTTCAAAGATGTGGAAGAGTTTATTGAAAATTATATCGCAAAACGACCGAAGTCGCGTAATGCGCAATTGGCACGTCTAGATCTCACTTCTCGCCAAGTATCGAAAGGCAAGCGTTTATCGCCGGCTGATCTACTGACGGGATGTAAGATCTATTTCGACAATAATAAGACGAAACTATACTGCTTTCACGATTTGCGAAGATATTTAACGATATTGGATGAGAGTTTTCGAGAGGAATTTCATTCGCATGTGGTGCAGCATGTTAGTATGGAGGCGCCAAATGGTGATAATACAGCA GCGGATTATGCATCCAAAACCATTCCTACAATAAACGCTCTGAAATTCGAGTACTGTTTCCGACTTTCCGTGAAATCTGAGGCAGATCCAACTTCACAGGCCAAAGATTTTGCACGCCGCTGTCTTCAGCTGTTCCGAACTTCTAGACAGGCGAATCTTGCTGAAGCATCACCTTCGACCATTGAAACCCAACCTAGTGACGATTTCTGTCTGTTGGCAGCCATGAGCTTGATACGTGTGCATGAAGAGACCCAGGATTCGAAGCCATGTCCGAGTACAGTCTTGACCCAGGCTGCTGGAATTCTTGAACATCTGCTTCTCAAATCCCCTCATAACTATGAAGGTCTTCTTCTACTAGTGCGGGTATACCTGCTTCTCGGCGCCGGCTCGCTGGCGCTCAAGACGTTCGCCCAGCTTTCCGTGAAGCAAATTCAATATGAAACCGTTGCTCATAACGTCTTTACTCGCATTTCGACCATTCACCCACAAGCCGGCCCCCCTTTTTCCAGTTTGGAGAGGAAGGATTTCGACCCTCAAACGGCACTGAGGCAAGCGTTAATTTTTTACCGGAATGCAGTGAGCTCCACAGCGTATTCCCTTAGCGCTGGACTTGACCACGGTAGCTATGTAAATGTTGAAGGAAGCATTGACTTGCAAAGGAGTTTGAAACATAGCATATGCAGGAAGTTATGGGCATTGGAGGTGCGGAAGATTCAGCGTTTAGCAGGCGGTCCATCCGTGAAACAATACGATCAGCTCG TGTGCAATATGGAGCCCATCATCGATAAACGCACTTTTGACGGATTTATGAATTGTGAACTACCTGGAGATCCGATATTTGAAGAGCACGTTCGACTTGGACCATTGCCTCGA GAGCGAGCCGTCAAAGCTATGGCAGTAACAGATACGCTGCTCAACTATGTATACACTGATTCGTCCTTGAGAGAACGGCTGTTAGGTCAAGTCAACAATCTTGCCGGTTCGCATCTCGACCTTCCAGACTCCGAACTTACACCCACGGAGATAGATAACATCAAGATTCACCATCTCACGATCAAATTGATCTCGGCACTCAGCCAGAAGCCGACAGCGTCGGATACTGCCTTGTTTGATGCTACCAGTTCTGAGATCGAGGCCTGGTTGAGCGACAAAATCTCATCCATGTCTGCCTCTAACGTCACTGATATTCAAGGCACAATAAATTTAACACCTAGCGATCCTTCTACATCGTCTCCGGCCCCGTCATGGGTCTACTTACACGCAAACATCTCCTTGCTGGAGACCCTCAAGGCTATCTCTCTGTTTGTCTCCTCTCAGACGCAAGCTAAAGCAAAGTCAAAGTCATCGGGTAGTATTCCAAAAGAGAAACTCGACTCGCTGAAAGCATTGACCAAGAAACTTGCCGATATTATAACAATGAATACGCGTATATTAAAGACTCGTATTGCCGAATCCGGGATGTTAGGCCAATTGGTTTCTATAGTGACTACAGGACCGAGTGGAAATACGGACGGTCTATCGGCGGAGATTGAGGAGATGATTGATACGTCATCACTGGAGCTATTCTGCGGTTCTTTGATGGAAAGCTGGGATGAAGCACTTGATGGGGTGCTTCTGATCTGCTCGTCTGtctga
- the PUP3 gene encoding proteasome core particle subunit beta 3 (BUSCO:385139at4751~EggNog:ENOG410PHSV~COG:O~MEROPS:MER0001710~BUSCO:13543at33183), which translates to MASPFDINGGACVAMVGKDCVAIACDLRLGMQALTVSNNFPKIFNYAPSTYLGLTGLATDVASVSDLLRYKVNLYRLREERQIAPQTLANLVSSSLYEKRFGPWFVSPVLAGINHTTGKPFICGFDSIGCIDFAKDFIVSGTASDQLFGMCEGLWEPDLGPEDLFETISQALLNAVDRDALSGWGAHVYIIEKDKVTKRLLKGRQD; encoded by the exons ATG GCATCTCCATTCGACATAA ATGGCGGAGCCTGCGTCGCCATGGTCGGCAAAGACTGCGTCGCCATAGCCTGCGATCTCCGTCTCGGCATGCAGGCCCTCACCGTGTCCAACAACTTCCCCAAAATCTTCAACTACGCTCCCTCCACATACCTAGGCCTCACAGGCCTCGCAACCGACGTCGCTTCCGTCTCAGACCTGCTGCGCTACAAAGTCAACCTCTACCGCTTGCGGGAGGAGAGACAGATAGCACCCCAGACCTTGGCCAACCTCGTCTCGTCCAGTCTGTACGAGAAGCGGTTTGGCCCATGGTTCGTCAGTCCCGTGTTGGCGGGCATCAACCACACGACGGGAAAGCCGTTTATCTGTGGGTTTGACAGCATTGGATGCATTGATTTCGCAAAGGACTTTATTGTCAGCGGCACAGCCAGCGACCAGTTATTCGGAATGTGCGAGGGGCTATGGGAGCCTGATTTg GGTCCCGAGGACCTATTCGAGACCATCTCGCAAGCTCTTCTGAACGCTGTCGACCGGGATGCTCTATCAGGTTGGGGCGCCCATGTATACATCATAGAGAAAGATAAGGTCACAAAACGGCTGCTCAAGGGACGACAGGATTAG